The region cCAGCTCTATGCCAGCAACATAAATGGATGATggaaagataataaataaaaaatcatgtaAAACTAGACGGCTTCATTATGATATcaaagaatttaaaatgaacatttctctATCTTAggcttcttattttttaaatacatttttaaatagataaatagcCAAGTACAGTCaacaatgttaaatattatttttttgttaactaATGATATGCCTCCTCCATTAGTCCCTAACTGAGCAAATAATATCTGCCAATGAAAAAAGGGACAGAATGATTCAACACCTATTTACTTTGGCTGCTACTCATGTTTCTCTGGTTCTCAGTAAGaagtatgttttttgttttgtttgcaaaaTGTTGCAGAAAGTTAGTATCAAAAGCAGTTCACCTAAAAGAGATTGAAACAACAGAATACACACTTTGTAATCCAACCATCCAACCACAACATCCACAGTTCAATAACGGCAGCAGGCCTTTGTTGCATGTTACCTCCCCGTCCCCCTCCCTCCGTTTCCTGTCTACTCTTTACTGTCACTGTAATAAAGACTTACAGTCACAAACTGCCAAATGaactgaaattttaaaaatgtgtccgcaaaaataaaaaatcagttaCGGAAAGTTCTGAGTAAAATCTTCCAACGCCAGAGTCAGATTTGGTCAGATGTGTGATGGTCACATCCAGAAGACTTCCTTTACGTGTGGTTTCATATCTCATGCTGTATCTGTCTCTTTGATGACTGTCATCGTCCATTTCAAGAATGCGTTCTACTTGATCATAGTCATTATACAATTTAAGACTGGTTCTTTCTTCACATTCGTCCTTACAGAAGTACTTCCTGCTTCCAGTCTCTGTAAAGTAACATGTAACTGTGATACTTTGTCCTTCGGTTGCtctaaaaatggggatttctgCATTGATGAGACCAATGTTTCCATCCTGCAacactgctggaaaaaaaaatcaataaatatttcacatttacactgatccacagagtcacactgggagctgcccagttcaaccagtCTGTGATTTGATTTAGTCTCTGTCAGGAAGGAATCGATGGATGAAGCATAAATTCTCAAATTTTTCcaaagatttgatttgatttaatttaaagttttaaattacatctttGTCCTCAttaatttctcttcttttagctGCTGTATTGTATTTCTCCAGatgtctttacatttttttcttgatgccgttttatgttttatgtaaagcactttgaactgcctgttgttaaaatgtgttataaaaataaacttgcctGTATAATCACTGTTTCCTTCTATTTCAGCAACATAATACACTCCCACTAACTACAGCTTAAAATAGTAACAAACACAATACATGTGTTTGttacatttggattttttttttctgcttcaagTTCAAACCAACTTCACACACAAGTGATGAAATGGGCTGTTCATGTCAGGCACATAGGTGACATCATGAACACTCCTGGGTCTGTGATATACCCACAGACGGGCAGAGCAGCGCTTTTTACTCCTCAAATTCACCAGAccacagaacatttttattttgctgtgtgcTGCTTTTCACCAttcttcagtgtgtttctggCATCATGTAATTATTACTGTTTGATGGATTGTGCAGTGTCTACAGCTGCGTCAGTAACAGTGTTAAATGCTTTCTTGCATCTTCGTGTGTTCTTGAGAGAGCCATGAAAAAGGTCCATGACACCCCAAGGATGTTAAcctgttgacatttttcatggGGCAGTTGACCAGAACTGATCCTAAGACACTGAATGGCCCTATGTAGGTCACAAATGTGAATCtatgtacagtaaataaaagCCACAAGAAAAAGGTGGTTGAAATCCTCTAGGTCTAAAGTACAGGGCAAGATCAAAAAAATACATGAGCCCACATGAATTGTGTAAAGTGTTAAAGTAAGGTTAAAGTCAGTGCTGTGAAGTTAATGATAGAAGAGTTTAGAAACACTTGATGTTCCAAATGCCAGCAGTAAGCTGTTAACCACAAGAAAGGAACAGAAAAGGggaaataaaagacacaaattgatcatagaaaaagaggaaacaaaaaaagaaaagactgcaACTTGGCCCATAATTCCATGAGGAAAATTGTTACGTAATTAATGTCTTAGATGAAAAGGACCATCTAAAGATAAAAAGTCGGCGTGATATAAATGCTGTGCAATTAAAAGCATTGAGACAAAGTGCAAAGTaaaaacattatacaaaaaaataaaatgacaatatagaGCGGAAAAAGTAAAGTTTGGgacaaaataaggaaaataaattaatgatcaAATAGGAAAAATTAAGCtacaatataaaagtataaaatttGCTTTGAGAAAAAGGAAGGGCGAAAAAAAGTCTTCAGCCTCACAGGGTTTCTTATCTGACATCTCTGACTTGTGACAGAGGAACAATGTTTGAAGGAAGGTGTTAGTTCCTCTATTTTAGACTCATCAGTCTATGTGGTGTCTTTAACAGAGGAAGCTAAAGTTGGTTAATATCGCCTGCAACCAGTTGTACAAATAAAACTTGTTGTACAATGTtgtttgattaataattaaactgAGAAAATTAAACATCTGTACaagtaattgttttattaaaccACCACAGGTTCTTTCTGATAATAAGAACTGCTTAAATTATAAAACACAGGAGGGAATTAGTGAGGAACTGAAAAGACCTTCAGAACTCTGACATAACTTGGTTGTTTTGTCGTTGCATTACAAGATAAACAGTGATATTTGTGTTAAAAAGGTAAACACCTGTTTCAagtgtgatgtcatttttaatagACTGAGTTATTTAGACAAAATGAGAGTGGAGAAGGTGAGAGTGTTAAGAGAGACAGGGTGTATGTGACGGTGAGTCTGTAGCTATCAGAGTAACCTGCCTACCATCAGAGCGGGAGAGTTTCTACTGAAAACAAGCACGGAGAACCGGAGAGACATGAGAGCAGCTGCTCAATAACAGCTACATCCGTTTAtagcagagagcaggagggaagacagatgtctcactctgctacTCTGTGCTGTTTCTCTTGTGCTGCTGCAGACGGTCACAAAGCAAACACTTTAGCTCATAATTGTTCTTTGACTGGCTAAGTATTTGTAACTCACTTTGTATTTTACAAATTATAGTTTGAATTTGATGTGCGTGGGTGCTGATACACATATCATATAACACTAGTAACTAGTAACACCTTTACACATagtaacacattttattcaacaacaacacagtcgGGTAATCAGCCCTCACCTGATAAGAAGCTGAAGAGCAGAACAGGGTGGATCTTCATTCTGAAGTTGTTTCTAATGAAGAAAAATCCTTAAACTGTAGGAAGACTGTAACTATGACTTCAGTATCGTCCGTCTACATGCACACTTGTGTAGTTCCTCACTTTATGTTCCGCATAGCTACAGTACATGAAGTTGTAAGTATTCATATCTAGATGGTTTCCtattttctcactctctcattcTCAGAGCTGACCTCTACATGAATGTAACATACTCCTGTTCCTGTAAACTGTCACTACAGCTGTATTCAGTTGTTGCTTGTTTGTGGATATCTCTGCCTTTAATTTTTGTCTTCAGCAAGTTTTAGATATTAAAGAAAGAAGATGTCCTCAAAATAAACCACAACTATTTATTTGTGGTATGATTTatccaaatacaaaaaatacaaaaacaagtaTTATATTTGCTGTCCGAGTGTGGAGTACAAGTCATGAGCCATTGTGGTTGGATTGAGGGTCTCATAGGTGGAGGATGGATTGACGTTTTCGTAGCCAGACTCCTCCAATGTGGAGACTGGAGCAGAATTCTCATAGatgacagactgaaaaaaacaacagtataatTTAACAAGGTGACAGGGAATGATAACAGACATGAGATACACACAGCCATTTTAACAGTCCAGACACTCCTCTGTTATTTAGACATTTTGAGCACAGATACCATGAtgtaaaggaaaagaggaaaacaaaaaatgtgaaaatagtcACCTCCATATTTGTTAAGTAGACCCTGCTGCTCAAATCTGCAGAAGACAAAGTACAACAAGGGTGTTTTCATTGCTCTTGATTTGTGAttatttaaagagttaaaaCAGGAAGGGAACTCACCACtggagctttttcttttcttccacttGTACAGGAGCGGTAGAAAAACAACCAACAGGACAACAACCACAGTCACAGAAACGATCACATACAAGATGTTACCTGGATGAGAAACACAGTGTTCAAATTAGTTCAGACTGCTGTAGTGGGGAAGCTACTGCAGTTTATAAAGTCAGAATCAGAAACAGATTGATTATACAATATATCAAAAGCATGATAAAAGAGATAGGCTaggttgttatttttttcacatattgGCTGAGACTGACCTCTACGGAAGAGGATTAGGGCcactgtggggaaaaaaagtgacttTCTTCTCAGAATTGTGACTTTCTGAgaaaaaagtcactttttttcccacagtggCCCTAATCCTCTTCCGTAGACCTCCCAAGACAAACAGCACAAAAAGTACCTCGATATGACATATTGTTATGTttgagcatagactgtatataagaaatggacgtaacatccgtgacgtcacccattggtttgtggactgctgctcggaggccaatagtatcagatctgagcagcgccatcttgaaaatttcaggtgcatgccgggaaaaataaaaacacggattctacttatatgggcatcaggaggagcatgaggcgccctcctgaacatgtgaaccaatcaacctgtcaatcacgacgtagccacgccctaatgcataccctgctttatcgtcaaatctaaaatcagggaggccaaaatttcacaaatgaacatcatactgcattgaagaaggctttaaactagcgattgagaccataaacacattttgaaaatgtttactgaggttagaaatgaagtgagaagttggtgaattctccattattttttgagacggaagtccttttgacaccaaaacggtcgccccctggtggccttttgatagaatgcagttttaagttacttccgcgttggcatcatttcagaggaccgaactccccgcctgtgtttgagtgacagatgccatctagtggtcacaGCATGTATGACATGGAGCAGTGCCACAGTTGACATGATGTCTGTACAACTTGACAAATTAACTCATGTGGTGGGCCTAGTAGATTGTATAACCCAACTTTGAACTTTGTCACAGGAGACTGCTGttcttttcctgtttccaacaCCAAATTGGGTCTGTTTGTCATCCCTGTGGTAAATTTGAGGAAGTAGTGACTTCAACCGACACAACACTACTCTCTGTTCGTGACAAAGTgatattttaacccaaaccatgaccTTTCCCTAAACCTAATCAAGTAATTTTGTGCCCAAACCTACCCAGACTACAACCAATTTCTGATGACAAGGCCAAAAGGTTGAAACCATTAGGAATATGATTGTTACactaaacacaacacatttttaaacagtagATATTAAAAACTTGcttgaaacattttaatgacattcAGTAGAAACTAACCATCTGTAACTGTGATCACTGTGATAACTCCTGGCATGAGTTATGTGACATCTGTCGTCCAACACTACACTTGCAATGCATAGGAACCATTGTGAACAGGTGGAATGATTATATTgaccaaaaaccaaaacaatgtaCATAGTATGTTGACGTATGCATTGTTTTATGACACTATCCTTTAAGTATGAATTTGATTAGTCATGTAATGGGAAGAGGTTGCAGTTTTCTAAAGTTCTAAAGATCTAAAATttaagaggaaagaggaagtggtttatctgttttctcttttgtaaTCTACATTGCAAAACTGATCACAGGACAAACTATTATGTTTGTTGTTCATCTTTTTAGCAGTTAATAATTgactaatttacatttaaagtaaCTGCAGTGTATTTGGCTCCACTCACAGCCAAAGATAAGGCGATTGAAGACCTGGAAGAGAGAACTGATGGTATGGAACAATATTCACACATAGACAAATTGATCATTAGTGGATTAGAAACTGCACCACAAATCAATGCCCGTGATGTGGCTTGAGACAAAAAGGGGGAGGATTAcccacaaacagagacacagcaCAATTAAGTTGAGTTACGGAGAACacagataaaagtaaaaaaaatcacgGATGTTTAATTGAAAGATAGGCCTACTGTTTTTCCACACAAAggattgatcagtgattgataAAGGAAATCAATAAAGAAATGGACCAATAAGCTGAATCGATAATGGCATTGGTGTCAATAAAATCTTTTCAATTCCCATCTGTAGTTCTGCTGGGGAAAGAAATCACGTTACTTATCTAGGAGAGTCTTCTGTCCTATTGAGGTTATCCTTAAAAGTAAATGTACCTCCAATTGTTGTGTCATTTTGCTGCCGGTTGGTGGTTTTAGAGGAAGATGAAGGTGTGGGGCTTCCTCTGAAACTCTGTGTTGTTGACGGGGAGTCTGATGTGAAGTCTAGGTTTGACGTGGTGTGATACACGGACGGATCTGTGAACAATACAAAGGAAACACACTGATTCAAAAGAAAATACTAATAAAATGCTCCTTTAGCTGATCGGCTGCTTACAGTGCATCTTAGAGAACATTTTAGGCGAGACCCATCACTGGGTATTCGTGCCCACTGTACAAGAGCTTTGTCCTCCTCCACAGCTCTTCTCATaggaatggcagcagcagacaTCTGTTCAGCGGCATCATAGACTTCACTGTATCCTTTTTTCAGGTCCATCTGAATGATATATCTGGATTTTCTGACTTATTCAGTGTTAAACGTGCTTGGCAACCAGCGAGACACTGTCAGCTCTGAGCACATCATGTAAACACAGTCATCTCGTTGGAGAGCCTTTATGTGCACTACAAGCTGCCATATACTCTGCAGtcttattacttatttatacGAGTCTTTGGGACAGCCTCAGTACACACTACTACTCTTCAAACAAATTGTAATCCTGTACTGTATTGTCACATGCGCATAGTTTTATGACAGACTTGTTGCAATTTTGATGTAAAGTTTAAGAGGAAAGGGGAAGTGgtttaactgttttttcttttgcaatcTAAATTGCAAAACTGATCAGAAGATCAACTTTgccctgagaaaaaaaattataaaagttTTCTGTTTGAGTGTGTACCTCCAGTTGTCATCTCAGTTGTATTGGAAAGTGAAGGTGTGGGGCTTCCTCTGAAACTCTGTGTTGGTTTTGGTGGGGGAGCCATTGTGTCCGGTGTCAACTTTGGTTCTGAGTTTCTGTCATGGGTGGACGAAGCTGTGAACAATAAAATGGAAACACACTGAATTTACAAAAGTAAACAGTAATAAAATGCTCCTTTTGCTGACTGACTGCTTAAAAAACAATGGcaacatttaattgaaatagtcagtttattatttttattcctaaAAACTATATATTGATACAATAAATGGGCACCCACTGTATCAATCTTCCCAGTGATTAGTTAGACCAAATATcagattattaaaatatcagctacagttaaaaaaaaaaaaaaaactttcctctgacctccagaagcatgaagaaacattttcatgactttcagTAGAAACTCACCATCTCCGACTCTTAGCTTGAACTGGTATGGATCTGTTGAGTTGTCCAAACCACACCTGTATAGTCCAGAATGAGATTCGGTTGCCTTCTTGATGGTCACATACAGAACACTTCCTCTAGTTGTGGTTTTATATTTCATACTGTATCTGCCTCTTTCAGCACTGTCACCATCCATTTCAAGAatgttttctttacattcatCCTTACAGAAGTACTTTGTTCTTCCAGTCCTGGTAAATGGACATCTAACTGTGAAATCTGAAGTTGAACCACTTAGTGTAAAAGTGGGGATTTGTGCATTGATGAGAATGTTTCCATCCTGCAGCgctgttgggggaaaaaatcaacagTCAATAGTTCACATTTACACTGATCCACAGAGTCACACTGGGAGCTTCCCAGTTCAACCAATCTGtgatttgacttaaaaatgagATTTAATTATCCCCctttgcagtaaaaaaaataacattttgtaaTATATATTGTTAGTAGTTTTGTATTATTAGAATGAAGAAAAATTGGGAAAATATCAAATGCTCCCTTTTGACAAAAATAATGTTAGCAATGATCTATTGTTCCATGAATTTTAAGGCAAGGAAAGTGGTTTAATTGTGGAACCACCATAATAACGTATTATTTAAGAAGTACCATGACACCGGAGGAAAACAGTTCATCATTACcaacaatgatgatgtaaattTCAACAGAAAAAAGTGTCACTCTACACTTTCCTTTCATGTTGCTTAATAAGGCATGTTGCAGACACATATGCAGTCATATTCTGTTGTGCAATGTGATTGGGTAGTGATGCTAACATTGCCATGGTGATTGTAGTTTTCACTGAACTTCCTTACTGATATTGTAGACAAAGAGATTTCAATAGTggttatcacttttttttttttttttacggaaACGTATTGCTGCTacaccagaaaaagaaaaaagcatcagtatcatgttaaaatgtgaaattgatAGTTGATCTCAGGCAGAGGTTGACTCCCTGTGATGTACTCCTACACTTTTTCCATACACCACAGCGTCATGAAATAGTCCACTGCTGGTGTGTGGAGAGGGGCACTACGAcggcgtattagggccatatatgttaaaaataaataaataaattactgaCCTGGAGGAAGGGGGGTAATATATTGATTCTGTGCTAAGATAacaagtatctccttattgctaaatccaactgaaaagtacaatttgaGTGACTTCTCTCCAGCGTTTCAAACTGAGGCAATGTGACtgcttggcagaataaaacagcttttttcgACTATGTTTCTGGCAAATTTAcaactttaatctcagaaattccttgttttttccTCGAAGTATtaccccccttcctcctccgggtcagttctttttttttttttttttttttacatctatggccctaatacgccaTTGTAGGGCACACACCATGCCCTCTATCTGATGTTATTAGAGGTAACTGGTAGCTGTAACTGTAGTCAGAGGTTTGATGTTGTGttggatggaggacaaaggtcctgagtggcTTCTAAGCAATGTCTGGTCtttagaccagtagactaaattatgtatgttgtagatgtgttggatctgaccatatttgggcatggctcatcCTGTGGcattaactgtgttttttaaagtctatccccggaggacaGAAatttcagaattgaagggagcatcagaacataatgtgtgctgatcattcattcacttttcCTTGGCCAAGTAAATAAACAATTTCAacgcaagacatcctggactcctgtctactctctccactgacgtatgggctgcataattaaaaatcTCTAACAATAAGTAACTTAGATTAATTTTGTGGAAAATGCCTCTCTTCAAGGTCAAGGTAACTTTATTgatttggttacagtttcaggcgagggcatctcaacatacaaacagatacatacatacaaacttcagggACAGCAGACATTGAAAACACCAcgaaaacagacatgggcaggtgttcacaaggctaactgatcaggattaGAAAAGTAGaacaagatttttaaaaagactgcTAAAAGGACCACTAAAATGCCAACATAAAAACTTGTTAAGAGCATGATTCAAGGGACATggttgattaattaattaattaatacatttgtctCTTCTGTTGTTGAAGATGGTCACAGAGCTGACACTTTAGTTTATAACTGTTGACCAACGACTGAAGTATTTGTAACTCGCTTAGTGTTTTACAAATGAgagttttttatttgatgaacTTAGGCACTGATACGTGAAaattctttctattttttttaaagcaaacaacAATGGAGACATTGGGCAAATCATGTAATCATTGTATTCCCCAACAACGCATAAAATCAGTAACGCCTTTACACATGGCAACACATTTTactcaacaacaacacagtcgGGTAATCGGTCCTCACCTGATAAGACGCAGAAGAGCAGAACAGTGTGGATCTTCATTCTGAAGTTGTTTCCGATGAAGAAAAATCCGTAAACTGCAGAAAAACTGTGGTTATGACTTCAGTATCTTTTGTCtgctatatatacacacacttgtgTGATTGTGTAAACTTTAAGTTCTGCATTTTCAGAATTGAACTCTAAGTCAATGTTACATACTCCCTTACTGTTAACAGCTGATTCATAATTGCCCTGAGAGgcaagtgagagaaaaaaacaacctgatgATTCATTTCCTGTACCTGATCTAAATTGTTTTATGACTTAAAAACAGATGAGAAAAAGGTTTTGCCAGGATAATCTTTCAAagttccttgttttgtttttctctgggTAACGTCATTGGTACTACCCTCACCCCCTTTATTCTTATATTTGGGGACGTAACACTGGATAAACTCTTAACTCAGACAAGGCTGCGGCTAAAGCTGAGACACAAAGGGCTTTAAAAATCTATTCAACACCCAAGACTTGTTTCTCCTTCTTGGGTTCGTTACACCATCAAAGGAAGAGGTACTCATTGGCCAGGGTTTTTCTGGCAGTAGTTGCATGTGATTGTTTTCTGAACATGTAGGCTGGAAGGAAGCTGAGTTgatgaaattgtgttttaaaaccTTTTGCTGTAGTTTAGTGTGCTAATGCATCATTCGATACCATGTAAACATTTGACCATTGTTTAAATAGCTataacatttttacatctgtCTGTTTCTTCATTGAAATGTAGGATTTTGAGAATTACAAATGCCTTGTTTAAAAGTTCTAACAACACATTACGTAATTAGTAGTTTCTGGTCATTTTCAGTTACACGTAATCAACATGTGATGTGTTGGaatgacacatttcagtgtAAAGTTACCTGACACGATTTCTTTGTTAAAATGGcctgaaaattaaaataatctaaaaaatgaagaaaaaaaaatcctgcacactgtctgCCCTTAGTGGCTTCTGGGTCTTCGCCATAATTTTTCTAGCTAAATTTACTTTTCTCTGCAGTTTCAATTAATTCCTAATATTTAGATTTCTACACCACTAAGTATCTTAAGTTATTATTCTTCATGCCAAGGTTGCCATCAGTCACAGttccaaaatatttaaatctatGGACAATTTCTACAAAGGAACCAGTGGTTGTCAAAGGTCGTATCTGCTGTATATGGGGTATAGAGACACCAGTGGCCAGGAAGTGAGCTGCACACTCATACTTGCTTGCAGGGTGAGCAGTGTTGTGAGACTATTGCAGGTCTTACATGTctcaaaataacataaaagatCTCTTAAATTCCGTTTTGTACTGTGTTTCAGCAAAGCATACCTCACTCCCAGTCAATGAGTCAATCCTCACTGCCCAACTTGCACAAATGTGTTATTCTTACATATAGAGCCTTTTAACAGGACTGTCTTGTGTACCACTGGATGACTTACGTACTTTACGTATATAATCACAGAATGGTTCAGTTCCTCTTAAAAGGTTCTCAAGGTGTCATTAAGCAAAACCCCAAACAGCTTCCATGGCAGTCTGCCATTGATGTCCTAAACGTAGTAAGGACCGGACTCAGTGGAGGGGCTGATATTGCATTGTTCTCAACTATCCAACAGAGGGCGCCAAATGTAAAattgcttttgtttatttatgagtTTTACTTCAATGTTTTCTAGGGCCAAACTGTTTTCAgtgatgtgttgttttgtgagCGCATTGCCTCACAATGTAGGATCCAGGGTcagttaaaagaaataaaaaacaagaggCACTGTGTTAGTGTACAAAGGGGAAAATCAGCCAATCTGTGAATTCATCCAGAAGTGTGCCTTAGCTTTCTATTTCAGTACCTTTTTCCTTCAGGCCATCATAGTcttaaaaataagaagaaattgGAAAAGCTAGTCAGACTGTGTTGTAAGATTACTGGTGTTAGCCTAAATAATCTTCAACAGCTAAATGAGGGGAAGCTTATGTTTAAGGCTCGGCTCATTGTGTCTGACCCATTGCACCCTTTACATGCTGAGTTTCAGCTGCTTCCCTCAGGGCAAAGGTTTAGCCTTCTCAAATGCTGTACCAACAGGTATAGATATTCCTTTGTTCCATCTGCTATAGCTACTCTTAATGGGCACTGATTGACAGGTCAAGTTGCTCTGTCTTGATTGTATTGGGTGTTCAGTGGGATGTATGCTGTACATTTATGCTGTTTTAGtgttgtcattgtttgtgtattCATTCACTACTGGCTGTAAACCAAATTGCCCTACGACAgtt is a window of Scomber scombrus chromosome 10, fScoSco1.1, whole genome shotgun sequence DNA encoding:
- the LOC133987125 gene encoding uncharacterized protein LOC133987125, yielding MKIHTVLLFCVLSALQDGNILINAQIPTFTLSGSTSDFTVRCPFTRTGRTKYFCKDECKENILEMDGDSAERGRYSMKYKTTTRGSVLYVTIKKATESHSGLYRCGLDNSTDPYQFKLRVGDASSTHDRNSEPKLTPDTMAPPPKPTQSFRGSPTPSLSNTTEMTTGDPSVYHTTSNLDFTSDSPSTTQSFRGSPTPSSSSKTTNRQQNDTTIGGNILYVIVSVTVVVVLLVVFLPLLYKWKKRKSSSDLSSRVYLTNMESVIYENSAPVSTLEESGYENVNPSSTYETLNPTTMAHDLYSTLGQQI